The [Bacillus] selenitireducens MLS10 genome includes a region encoding these proteins:
- the cls gene encoding cardiolipin synthase, whose amino-acid sequence MDWYSVVVIILFFFNFTFAGLIIFIERKDATATWAWLMILFLVPYVGLILYIFLGQNLTRRRLFNWEGVQKVGIVDRISEQMIQLRDKSFSFNNNTVDRYRDLIYMHLVNNDAVLTKGNAIDIFHDGQDKFDQLIDDIRAANHHIHLQYYIFRNDELGKKIIYELTEKAKQGVSVRVLYDELGSRKLRRKHFKSLADAGGKIGVFFPSKVSLINIRLNYRNHRKLVIIDGEIGYVGGFNIGDEYLGKSEKFGYWRDTHLRIRGEAVDPMQTRFILDWNQASKSEPIQYDPAYFPDKDHLGNAAIQMVSSGPDSPYEQIKNGYIKLIFEAEESIYIQTPYFIPDKSLLDAVQIASLSGKDVRVMIPNKPDHPFVYWATYSHIGQILETGARVFIYEGGFIHSKNVVIDGKICSVGTANIDMRSFKLNFEINAFIYDIETSGRVVSDFMEDMNHSVELTLAMYKRRSKYIRFKESISRLLSPVL is encoded by the coding sequence ATGGACTGGTATTCCGTCGTAGTCATTATCCTGTTCTTTTTTAACTTTACATTCGCCGGTCTGATAATTTTCATTGAACGAAAAGATGCAACCGCGACCTGGGCCTGGCTCATGATCCTATTCTTAGTGCCGTATGTCGGGCTGATCCTTTATATCTTCTTGGGTCAGAATCTGACAAGAAGGCGGCTCTTCAATTGGGAAGGCGTTCAAAAGGTCGGAATCGTGGACCGTATTTCAGAACAAATGATTCAACTGCGTGACAAGAGTTTTTCATTTAACAATAATACGGTTGACAGATACCGGGATCTGATTTACATGCATTTGGTGAATAATGATGCCGTTCTTACCAAAGGAAACGCCATTGATATCTTTCATGACGGACAGGATAAATTTGATCAGCTGATTGACGATATCCGCGCCGCAAACCATCACATTCATTTGCAATATTACATTTTCAGAAATGATGAACTGGGAAAGAAGATCATTTACGAGTTAACCGAGAAAGCCAAACAGGGTGTATCGGTGCGTGTGTTGTATGATGAGCTCGGTTCGAGAAAACTGCGAAGAAAACACTTCAAAAGCCTGGCCGATGCAGGCGGGAAAATCGGTGTCTTTTTTCCATCAAAAGTTTCCCTTATTAATATACGGCTGAATTACCGCAATCATCGTAAACTTGTCATTATTGACGGAGAAATCGGATATGTTGGCGGATTTAACATCGGTGATGAGTATCTCGGTAAATCAGAGAAGTTCGGCTATTGGCGCGATACACATCTCCGTATTCGCGGTGAAGCTGTCGATCCGATGCAAACCCGGTTCATTCTTGACTGGAACCAGGCATCAAAAAGTGAGCCGATCCAATACGACCCGGCTTATTTCCCTGATAAAGACCATTTGGGCAATGCTGCGATTCAAATGGTATCCAGCGGCCCGGATTCTCCATACGAACAAATTAAAAACGGCTACATTAAATTGATCTTCGAGGCTGAAGAATCGATCTACATTCAGACGCCTTACTTCATTCCTGACAAGAGTCTTCTCGATGCAGTTCAGATCGCAAGCTTATCCGGAAAAGACGTCAGAGTGATGATTCCGAACAAACCGGACCATCCGTTTGTCTATTGGGCAACTTACTCTCATATCGGACAAATCCTTGAAACCGGGGCACGCGTATTTATATACGAAGGCGGATTTATTCACTCAAAAAATGTCGTCATCGACGGAAAAATCTGCTCAGTCGGTACGGCCAACATTGATATGCGAAGCTTTAAGCTGAATTTTGAGATCAATGCCTTTATTTATGACATTGAAACATCCGGAAGGGTGGTCAGTGATTTCATGGAAGATATGAATCATTCGGTGGAATTAACACTGGCAATGTATAAAAGACGCTCAAAATACATTCGTTTCAAAGAATCAATTTCCCGATTATTATCACCAGTGCTGTAA
- a CDS encoding organic hydroperoxide resistance protein, translated as MSEKILTTSATVTGGREGHVKSDTGVIDLDLSMPKGKDLPTDATNPEQLFAAGYAACFDGALNLMASKAKKDISSTLTASVSLIKDPEDGGFMIGVHLKAEIKGASQEEAEDLVHKAHDFCPYSKATRGNIDVTLEVTTA; from the coding sequence ATGTCAGAGAAAATTCTAACAACTTCAGCAACCGTAACCGGTGGACGCGAAGGACACGTTAAATCAGATACAGGTGTCATTGATCTCGATTTATCCATGCCGAAGGGAAAAGACCTGCCGACAGACGCGACGAATCCTGAACAGCTTTTTGCAGCAGGTTATGCAGCCTGTTTTGATGGTGCGTTGAACCTGATGGCATCCAAAGCCAAAAAAGACATTTCCTCTACGCTCACAGCATCTGTAAGCCTGATCAAAGATCCGGAAGATGGCGGATTTATGATTGGTGTCCATTTAAAAGCTGAAATTAAAGGTGCAAGCCAGGAAGAAGCTGAGGACTTAGTCCACAAAGCTCATGACTTCTGCCCATATTCTAAAGCAACCCGGGGTAATATTGATGTAACACTTGAAGTGACAACGGCCTGA
- a CDS encoding serine hydrolase domain-containing protein, whose protein sequence is MNTKAFEEEIKHYDTDAVLIFENGESVYQYEQSPGNLQALHKINSVTKSILGLLIGIAIEKGHFPGIHEKVCEHVSDDRVHPSVTISQLLTLSGTNNPDAWWHYINEKTPFHELLDTYASNSREMRYNNTDSHILREILESSSQADPYEYIQENLFTYLDIKEADWIKDHLGKRIGGYGMYIKPADLMSIAELIRNKGIVNGIEIVSEEWIDDMTSPLTDAPQPNQSYGYHWWHSAFTGTQPEFVYAAGMQGNFAVIVPEQNRSIVICSSLERKNSLEPFHAMLKHLIK, encoded by the coding sequence TTGAATACGAAGGCGTTCGAAGAAGAGATAAAGCACTATGATACGGATGCTGTTCTGATTTTTGAAAACGGAGAGTCTGTATATCAGTATGAGCAATCACCTGGCAATCTCCAGGCTCTTCATAAAATCAACTCTGTTACCAAGTCGATTTTGGGTTTGCTTATAGGCATCGCCATTGAAAAAGGGCATTTCCCCGGCATTCATGAAAAAGTCTGTGAACATGTGAGTGATGACAGGGTTCACCCTTCCGTTACAATATCGCAATTACTGACACTCAGTGGTACAAATAATCCTGATGCCTGGTGGCACTATATCAATGAGAAAACACCATTCCATGAATTACTGGATACATATGCATCTAATTCTCGTGAGATGCGTTATAATAATACTGATTCCCATATTTTACGTGAAATACTTGAATCTTCTTCACAGGCGGATCCGTACGAGTATATACAAGAGAACCTGTTCACATACCTTGATATTAAAGAGGCGGACTGGATCAAGGATCATCTTGGCAAACGGATCGGTGGCTATGGCATGTATATCAAACCGGCGGATCTCATGAGTATTGCCGAACTCATCCGCAATAAAGGAATTGTAAACGGTATAGAAATTGTTTCAGAAGAATGGATCGACGATATGACATCGCCACTGACTGATGCACCTCAACCGAATCAGTCTTATGGCTATCACTGGTGGCACAGCGCATTTACAGGAACACAGCCCGAGTTTGTGTATGCAGCCGGTATGCAGGGGAACTTTGCAGTGATCGTTCCGGAACAAAACAGATCCATCGTCATTTGTTCCTCTCTCGAAAGAAAAAACAGCTTGGAACCGTTCCACGCTATGCTCAAACATCTCATCAAGTAA
- a CDS encoding NADH:flavin oxidoreductase/NADH oxidase family protein: MKQNILDQSLTLSSYATSKNRWFKSAMSEAMATANHSPTSDLINLYRIWAEGGSGIVVTGNVMVDPYALGEPKNVVLTKNSDLNRFEKWAKAGTANGTLLLMQLNHPGKQVLKGVVNEAVAPSAVPFPPKFQKFFPPCRALTKKEIWKITDQFAQSARLAQTAGFSGVQIHAAHGYLISQFLSPIHNLRLDEYGGSIQNRFRFLRDICRSVRQATGSSFTISVKINSADFLKSGFTEEESLYVIGELEKEKVDLVEISGGTYEKPAMFDSQIKDSTKRREAYFIDFAEKVSQKVRVPIVLTGGFRTKKVMEEALITGVTDMIGVARPLAIHPDLPAQFSSGFADEVHLPDIKTGFRAIDDAALLELMWYARQLHRHGAGKPVRPGLSAHSTLLYSILKNGTDIFQLRRV; the protein is encoded by the coding sequence ATGAAACAAAACATACTTGACCAATCATTGACTTTGTCATCTTACGCGACATCAAAAAACAGATGGTTTAAGTCTGCCATGAGCGAGGCGATGGCCACAGCTAACCATTCGCCGACCAGCGACCTGATCAATCTTTACCGAATTTGGGCAGAAGGCGGGTCAGGGATAGTCGTAACCGGAAATGTTATGGTTGACCCGTATGCTCTTGGGGAACCGAAAAATGTCGTGCTTACGAAAAACAGTGATCTGAACCGGTTTGAGAAGTGGGCAAAAGCCGGCACTGCCAACGGAACATTACTGCTTATGCAGCTTAATCATCCCGGAAAACAAGTCCTAAAGGGCGTCGTCAATGAAGCTGTTGCACCTTCTGCCGTCCCTTTTCCACCAAAATTTCAGAAATTCTTTCCTCCATGCCGTGCGCTGACCAAAAAAGAAATCTGGAAGATTACCGATCAGTTCGCCCAATCTGCCCGATTGGCTCAAACGGCCGGATTTTCAGGCGTGCAGATTCATGCTGCACACGGTTATTTAATCAGTCAGTTTCTGTCCCCGATACACAACCTGCGGCTTGATGAATACGGCGGGTCCATTCAAAACAGGTTTCGCTTTTTAAGAGATATTTGTCGGTCCGTACGCCAAGCAACAGGATCCTCCTTTACAATCAGCGTCAAGATAAACAGCGCGGATTTCCTGAAATCTGGATTTACTGAAGAGGAGTCTCTCTATGTCATTGGAGAACTAGAGAAAGAGAAAGTGGATCTGGTTGAAATATCGGGTGGAACGTACGAGAAGCCTGCTATGTTCGATAGTCAGATAAAAGATTCAACGAAAAGAAGGGAAGCATACTTTATTGATTTTGCCGAAAAAGTATCACAAAAGGTTCGTGTACCGATTGTACTGACAGGCGGTTTTCGTACGAAAAAGGTAATGGAAGAGGCTTTGATAACCGGTGTGACAGACATGATTGGTGTCGCAAGACCTCTTGCCATCCATCCTGACCTTCCTGCACAGTTTTCCTCTGGATTCGCAGATGAGGTTCACCTTCCGGACATCAAAACCGGATTTCGCGCAATCGACGATGCCGCTTTGCTCGAATTAATGTGGTACGCAAGGCAGCTTCACAGGCATGGAGCGGGAAAGCCGGTCAGACCTGGACTTTCAGCACATTCAACGCTACTGTACAGTATATTAAAAAATGGCACGGATATTTTTCAATTGAGACGAGTTTGA
- the adhE gene encoding bifunctional acetaldehyde-CoA/alcohol dehydrogenase, with the protein MAIEEKDLKKQESAEQMIDQLVKRGKSAYEAFLHYDQEQIDEIVKQMALAGLDQHMPLAKMAVEETGRGVYEDKIIKNIFATEYVYHGIKYDKTVGVVRENEHEEMIEIAEPVGVVAGVTPVTNPTSTTMFKILIAIKTRNPIIFAFHPSAQKCSAKAASILYDAAVKAGAPEGCIQWIEKPSIEATQSLMNHNGVAVVLATGGAGMVKSAYSTGKPALGVGPGNVPCFIERSAHIKQAVNDLILSKTFDNGMICASEQAVIIEAPIYQETKKELIDNKCHFLTKDEREKVEKLVINEKTCAVNPAIVGMPAAKIAEMAGVTVPAETKILIAELKTVGPESPLSREKLSPVLACYKVKDREEGYQRSTEMLEFGGLGHSAVIHSQNDEVIQEFGMRMKAGRIINNSPSSQGAIGDIYNGYLPSLTLGCGSHGHNSVSQNVGTINLVNFKKIGKRRNNMQWFKVPPKIYFEKNSTQYLEKMPNISRAMIVTDEMMVKMGYVDKVLYYLNKRQDKVQYEIFSDVEADPSIETVMKGADMMRTFEPDVIITLGGGSPMDAAKGMWLFYENPDLDFNGLKQKFLDIRKRVFKYPKLGKRAQFVAIPTTSGTGSEVTSFSVITDKANQTKYPLADYELTPDVAIIDPVYVKSVPPSVTADTGMDVLTHAIEAYVSVLANDYTDGLAMKAIELVFEYLPKAYHDGSDELAREKMHNASTIAGMAFANAFLGINHSLAHKLGAEFHIAHGRSNTILMPHVIRYNAKKPTKFTAFPKYSHFKADERYADIARRLGLPASTTEQGVESLVQAVIDLAKEMKIPMSIAECGVDKKDFESVVDELADRAFEDQCTTANPKLPLVTELADIYRQAYKGIK; encoded by the coding sequence GCTGGTCTTGATCAGCATATGCCACTTGCAAAAATGGCTGTGGAAGAAACCGGTCGGGGAGTATATGAAGACAAGATTATCAAAAACATCTTTGCCACTGAATATGTCTATCATGGTATCAAATACGATAAAACTGTCGGTGTAGTCCGCGAAAATGAGCACGAAGAAATGATTGAGATCGCAGAACCTGTCGGCGTTGTTGCAGGTGTCACGCCAGTTACCAATCCGACATCCACGACCATGTTTAAAATTCTGATTGCGATTAAAACAAGAAATCCGATTATCTTCGCCTTCCATCCATCCGCACAAAAATGCAGCGCTAAAGCTGCAAGCATCCTATACGATGCCGCCGTAAAAGCAGGTGCTCCAGAAGGGTGCATTCAGTGGATCGAAAAACCTTCGATTGAAGCAACGCAATCTTTAATGAACCATAACGGGGTAGCTGTTGTTCTTGCCACTGGTGGAGCCGGTATGGTGAAATCGGCATACAGCACAGGAAAACCGGCTCTCGGTGTTGGACCTGGTAACGTACCGTGCTTTATCGAGCGCAGCGCACACATTAAGCAGGCTGTAAACGACCTGATCCTTTCAAAGACGTTCGATAATGGCATGATATGCGCATCTGAACAGGCTGTAATTATCGAAGCTCCGATTTATCAGGAAACCAAAAAAGAACTGATCGACAACAAGTGTCATTTCCTAACAAAAGATGAGAGAGAAAAGGTAGAGAAGCTCGTTATTAACGAAAAAACATGCGCAGTAAACCCGGCAATCGTTGGGATGCCTGCCGCTAAAATTGCAGAAATGGCCGGCGTTACCGTACCTGCAGAAACAAAGATTCTGATCGCTGAGTTAAAAACGGTTGGACCGGAATCACCTTTGTCCCGGGAAAAACTGAGCCCTGTTCTTGCCTGCTATAAGGTAAAAGACCGCGAAGAAGGCTATCAGCGTTCGACAGAAATGCTCGAATTCGGAGGCCTTGGTCACTCCGCAGTCATCCATTCACAGAATGATGAAGTCATCCAGGAATTCGGGATGCGTATGAAAGCGGGACGCATCATCAATAACAGTCCTTCCTCACAAGGCGCCATCGGGGATATTTACAATGGCTATTTGCCATCATTGACTCTCGGGTGCGGTTCTCACGGACACAACTCCGTTTCTCAAAACGTGGGTACGATCAACCTTGTCAATTTCAAAAAAATAGGGAAGAGACGAAATAATATGCAGTGGTTTAAGGTTCCGCCAAAGATCTATTTCGAAAAGAATTCAACGCAATACCTTGAGAAAATGCCGAATATCTCACGTGCCATGATTGTCACGGATGAAATGATGGTCAAGATGGGCTATGTGGATAAAGTGCTTTACTATTTGAATAAACGTCAAGATAAAGTTCAATACGAAATTTTCTCCGATGTCGAAGCGGATCCAAGCATCGAAACAGTGATGAAAGGTGCCGACATGATGCGTACTTTTGAACCGGATGTCATCATCACTCTCGGTGGCGGTTCTCCAATGGATGCAGCGAAAGGTATGTGGCTCTTCTATGAAAATCCCGATCTCGATTTCAACGGATTAAAACAGAAATTCCTGGATATCCGTAAACGGGTTTTCAAATATCCGAAACTCGGTAAACGTGCGCAGTTTGTAGCTATTCCGACAACTTCCGGAACCGGTTCTGAAGTCACATCATTCTCTGTCATTACAGATAAAGCCAATCAGACAAAATATCCGCTTGCGGATTATGAGCTGACTCCAGATGTGGCCATTATCGATCCAGTCTATGTAAAATCTGTACCGCCATCTGTTACAGCAGACACAGGAATGGACGTATTGACACATGCCATTGAAGCATATGTCTCAGTCCTGGCTAATGATTATACAGACGGCCTTGCCATGAAGGCGATTGAACTGGTCTTTGAATACCTGCCGAAAGCTTACCACGATGGAAGTGACGAACTGGCTAGAGAAAAAATGCATAATGCATCTACAATTGCCGGTATGGCCTTTGCCAATGCCTTCCTCGGTATCAATCACAGCCTTGCTCACAAACTGGGTGCTGAGTTCCATATCGCACACGGCAGATCCAACACCATTCTGATGCCGCATGTGATCCGGTACAATGCGAAGAAACCGACGAAATTCACAGCATTCCCAAAATACAGTCACTTTAAGGCAGACGAGCGTTATGCAGATATTGCAAGAAGACTCGGCTTACCTGCAAGTACAACAGAGCAAGGGGTGGAGAGCCTCGTTCAGGCTGTTATCGACCTTGCCAAAGAAATGAAGATCCCTATGAGTATTGCCGAATGCGGTGTTGACAAAAAGGATTTTGAGTCCGTTGTTGATGAACTGGCGGATCGCGCATTCGAAGATCAGTGCACAACGGCTAATCCAAAACTGCCTCTGGTAACTGAACTGGCCGATATCTACCGACAAGCCTATAAAGGAATCAAATAA
- the msrA gene encoding peptide-methionine (S)-S-oxide reductase MsrA, protein MSNYEIATFAGGCFWCMVQPFEEQPGIIQVSSGYMGGHLDRPTYKDVKSGTSGHREVVQITFDPDLFPYEKLLSLYWPQIDPTDPDGQFIDRGDQYKTAIFYHNEKQKTAAEQSRKEIEQNGPFTKPIVTDILPASRFYEAEEEHQAFHRKNPEAYKEERLTSGRDQFINENWKGGEDH, encoded by the coding sequence ATGTCAAATTATGAAATTGCCACATTTGCGGGAGGCTGTTTTTGGTGTATGGTTCAGCCGTTTGAAGAACAGCCCGGGATTATCCAGGTATCGTCAGGTTATATGGGCGGACATCTTGACCGTCCAACTTATAAAGATGTCAAATCAGGAACCAGCGGCCATCGTGAAGTCGTTCAGATCACCTTTGATCCGGATCTGTTCCCTTATGAAAAACTGTTGTCGCTTTATTGGCCGCAGATTGATCCCACTGATCCGGACGGACAGTTCATCGACAGAGGTGATCAGTATAAAACTGCGATTTTTTATCATAACGAGAAACAGAAAACAGCGGCTGAACAGAGCCGTAAAGAAATCGAACAAAACGGCCCATTCACAAAACCGATCGTCACAGATATTCTTCCGGCATCCCGGTTTTATGAAGCGGAAGAAGAACATCAGGCCTTCCACAGAAAAAATCCTGAAGCCTATAAAGAAGAACGTCTCACATCAGGCCGAGACCAGTTTATCAACGAAAATTGGAAAGGAGGGGAGGATCATTGA
- a CDS encoding C45 family autoproteolytic acyltransferase/hydolase: MQISVDVLESRADPYTFGFNQGIRLQSMPVFNKHRKRCKKSIRSYTTDLQEYTDWIKQIKPDLLDELRGLSDAIGWKTEDVIHEYGGFQSSWVKSGCSAMMPPGQYVRNYDYHPKTYDGRFVLYQPNSGYAHIGFAQRVIGRMDGMNSEGLGVGYHFVNRLRPEKGFICTTVTRLILETCKDVDEATALLSSLPHRFAFNYSLADASGRSVVIETSSKGVHVHDETLRICSNHFFSVEKEHENRNFLTETKERYEKLQQQYQEDLSPLQAFTRINHLDFGIAKTDYKNSAGTIHSAVYDLRHLKVYAGIGTDAKPVVINFKQWLSGTPVYYSKLKGVIPEIEGAEHLEVQT; encoded by the coding sequence ATGCAGATCAGCGTCGATGTTTTGGAATCAAGGGCCGATCCTTACACATTCGGTTTCAATCAGGGAATCCGCTTACAATCCATGCCGGTTTTTAATAAGCACAGAAAACGATGTAAAAAATCCATCAGATCGTATACTACAGATCTTCAGGAATATACGGACTGGATTAAACAAATCAAACCGGATTTACTTGATGAGTTAAGGGGATTAAGCGATGCAATTGGCTGGAAGACGGAAGATGTCATTCATGAATACGGTGGCTTTCAAAGCTCCTGGGTCAAATCTGGATGTAGTGCGATGATGCCGCCCGGACAATATGTACGAAACTATGACTACCATCCGAAGACGTATGACGGCCGTTTCGTGCTCTATCAGCCGAACTCCGGATATGCCCATATCGGATTTGCACAGCGGGTGATAGGACGTATGGACGGCATGAACAGTGAGGGTCTCGGAGTCGGTTATCATTTTGTAAACAGACTGAGACCGGAAAAAGGATTTATATGCACAACCGTCACAAGACTGATTCTTGAAACCTGCAAAGATGTCGATGAAGCAACCGCACTCCTGTCTTCATTGCCGCACCGGTTTGCATTTAACTATTCGCTGGCCGACGCAAGCGGTCGTTCAGTCGTGATTGAAACGTCATCCAAAGGCGTTCACGTTCACGATGAAACGTTACGTATATGCAGCAATCACTTTTTCTCTGTGGAAAAAGAACACGAAAATCGTAATTTCCTGACTGAAACGAAGGAAAGATATGAGAAACTGCAACAGCAATATCAAGAAGATCTGTCACCGCTTCAGGCATTCACCCGTATTAATCACCTTGATTTCGGTATTGCCAAAACAGATTACAAAAATTCCGCAGGAACCATTCATTCTGCCGTATATGATTTGAGACACTTAAAGGTCTATGCAGGTATTGGAACAGATGCAAAACCTGTCGTCATCAACTTTAAACAATGGTTGTCCGGCACACCGGTTTATTACTCAAAATTAAAAGGCGTGATCCCGGAAATTGAAGGCGCAGAACACCTGGAGGTGCAAACATGA